The following proteins come from a genomic window of Micromonospora zamorensis:
- the ureE gene encoding hypothetical protein (involved in the assembly of the urease metallocenter; possible nickel donor) has translation MLVETVLGNMNEPDWTLRLKEARIDDLVLDQWDAQKSRIRKVTSSGSELSVALARGVRLRDGDVLAWDDLTATAVVARVQLGEVMVVHLDKLRGESAELLIRSAVELGHAIGNQHWPAVVKGTKMYVPLTVDRKVMDSVMRTHAFTGITHEFVPGTEVIAYLAPHESRRLFGGADSTPHSHLPADLN, from the coding sequence GTGCTCGTCGAGACGGTGCTGGGCAACATGAACGAGCCCGACTGGACGCTCCGCCTGAAGGAAGCGCGCATCGACGACCTGGTCCTCGACCAGTGGGACGCCCAGAAGAGCCGCATCCGCAAGGTGACCAGTTCCGGGTCGGAGCTGTCGGTGGCGCTGGCGCGTGGCGTCCGGCTGCGCGACGGCGACGTCCTCGCCTGGGACGACCTGACCGCCACCGCGGTGGTGGCCCGGGTACAGCTGGGCGAGGTGATGGTCGTCCACCTCGACAAGCTGCGCGGCGAGTCAGCCGAGCTGCTCATCCGCTCCGCCGTCGAGCTCGGTCACGCCATCGGCAACCAGCACTGGCCGGCCGTGGTCAAGGGCACGAAGATGTACGTTCCGCTGACAGTGGACCGCAAGGTCATGGACTCGGTGATGCGCACCCACGCCTTCACCGGGATCACCCACGAGTTCGTTCCCGGCACCGAGGTCATCGCGTACCTCGCGCCGCACGAGTCGCGGCGGTTGTTCGGTGGCGCCGACTCGACGCCGCACTCCCACCTCCCCGCCGACCTCAACTGA
- a CDS encoding urease accessory protein UreD, whose amino-acid sequence MITLDGARELAPYQDQPAQLPAASNGKVGVLRLGFERRGDQTILHDLYRQSPLLVQRALYWDEEMPQLPCVMILTTSGGVLQGDRLHMDVDLAPGSQAHLVTQAATKIQEMDANYGSQIQRFTLAEDTYLEYLPEPVIPYRGSRFVTDTRVRLPESATMLYGEVLQPGRKYYRDGELFAYDLFSSSLRAERPDGRQLFVEKFVVAPGQFPVARLGVMDRFHIFGNVVLLASPERAARVYERTSTPVWDEETPLASAVSRLPNDAGLIFKVLGQETEPVRAAVRAFCVAAREEVTGRTFPPAFSWR is encoded by the coding sequence ATGATCACACTGGACGGTGCGCGGGAACTGGCGCCGTACCAGGACCAACCGGCACAGCTGCCCGCCGCGTCCAACGGCAAGGTCGGCGTGCTGCGCCTCGGGTTCGAACGGCGCGGTGACCAGACGATCCTGCACGACCTCTACCGGCAGTCACCGCTGCTCGTCCAGCGGGCGCTCTACTGGGACGAGGAGATGCCGCAGCTTCCCTGCGTCATGATCCTCACCACCTCCGGCGGTGTGCTCCAGGGCGACCGCCTGCACATGGACGTCGACCTGGCACCGGGCAGCCAGGCGCACCTGGTCACCCAGGCCGCCACCAAGATCCAGGAGATGGACGCGAACTACGGCTCGCAGATCCAGCGCTTCACCCTGGCCGAGGACACCTACCTCGAATACCTCCCGGAGCCCGTGATCCCGTACCGGGGCAGCCGGTTCGTCACCGACACCCGGGTGCGGCTCCCGGAGAGCGCCACCATGCTCTACGGCGAGGTCCTCCAGCCCGGCCGGAAGTACTACCGCGACGGGGAACTCTTCGCCTACGACCTCTTCTCCTCCTCGTTGCGCGCGGAGCGTCCCGACGGCCGGCAGTTGTTCGTGGAGAAGTTCGTGGTGGCTCCCGGGCAGTTCCCGGTGGCGCGGCTCGGCGTCATGGATCGCTTCCACATCTTCGGCAACGTCGTACTCCTCGCCAGCCCGGAGCGGGCCGCCCGCGTCTACGAACGGACCTCGACGCCGGTCTGGGACGAGGAGACGCCGCTGGCCAGCGCCGTCAGTCGACTGCCGAACGACGCGGGCCTCATCTTCAAGGTCCTCGGCCAGGAGACCGAGCCGGTCCGTGCCGCGGTCCGTGCCTTCTGCGTGGCCGCCCGCGAAGAGGTGACCGGCCGGACCTTCCCGCCGGCCTTCAGTTGGCGATGA
- a CDS encoding undecaprenyl-diphosphate phosphatase, which produces MTWVEAIVLGIVQGLTEFLPVSSSGHLRITSAIFFDRDAGASFTAVTQLGTEAAVLIYFAKDIWRITRTWLVGIRDKSVRSSLDYRMGWYVIVGSIPIGLFGFLFKDQIKTAGRNLWVVATTLIVFAFVLAFAEYWGRQTRTLQNFRMKDGVVMGFAQAMALVPGVSRSGGTLTAGLLLNLTREAAARYSFLLAIPAVVMSGVFSLGDVFEPSAPGTSVPTVAQTIVATVIAFAIGYAAIAWLLRYVAHHTLYVFVLYRVALGTLVLALLMTGTISAT; this is translated from the coding sequence GTGACCTGGGTCGAGGCCATCGTCCTGGGCATCGTCCAGGGACTGACCGAGTTCCTCCCGGTCAGCTCGTCGGGGCATCTGCGGATCACCTCGGCGATCTTCTTCGACCGTGATGCCGGCGCGTCGTTCACAGCGGTCACCCAGCTCGGCACCGAAGCGGCCGTGCTGATCTACTTCGCCAAGGACATCTGGCGGATCACCCGGACGTGGCTGGTCGGCATCAGGGACAAGTCGGTGCGTTCCAGCCTCGACTATCGGATGGGCTGGTACGTGATCGTCGGCTCGATCCCCATCGGGCTGTTCGGCTTCCTGTTCAAGGACCAGATCAAGACCGCTGGGCGCAACCTGTGGGTGGTGGCGACCACGCTGATCGTGTTCGCCTTCGTGCTGGCGTTCGCCGAATACTGGGGGCGGCAGACGCGTACCCTGCAGAACTTCCGGATGAAGGACGGCGTGGTGATGGGCTTCGCCCAGGCCATGGCGCTGGTGCCCGGGGTGTCCCGCTCCGGCGGCACGCTCACCGCCGGCCTGTTGCTCAACCTCACCCGGGAGGCCGCGGCACGCTACTCGTTCCTGCTGGCCATCCCGGCGGTGGTGATGTCCGGTGTGTTCAGCCTCGGGGACGTCTTCGAGCCGTCCGCCCCGGGCACGTCCGTGCCCACCGTGGCGCAGACGATCGTGGCCACCGTCATCGCCTTCGCCATCGGCTACGCGGCCATCGCGTGGCTGTTGCGCTACGTCGCCCACCACACCCTGTACGTCTTCGTGCTGTACCGGGTCGCGCTGGGCACCCTGGTCCTGGCTCTGCTGATGACCGGCACGATCAGCGCCACCTGA
- the ureG gene encoding urease accessory protein UreG gives MKSASRIGVGGPVGSGKTAIIEAVVPRFVDNGLRVLVITNDVVTTEDAKHVRRALTGVLVEERILGVETGACPHTAVREDPSMNLAAVEDMESRFPDSDVVLIESGGDNLTLTFSPALVDYFIYVIDVAAGDKIPRKNGPGISKSDILVINKTDLAPYVDADLELMARDADVTRNGKPVMFTNCKTGEGIDELVSLIRRNALFDAEVVA, from the coding sequence ATGAAGTCGGCAAGTCGTATCGGCGTAGGCGGCCCGGTGGGCAGCGGCAAGACCGCGATCATCGAGGCTGTCGTGCCCCGTTTCGTGGACAACGGGCTGCGCGTACTGGTGATCACGAACGACGTCGTCACCACCGAGGACGCGAAACACGTCCGGCGCGCCCTGACCGGGGTCCTCGTCGAGGAACGGATCCTCGGGGTCGAGACCGGCGCCTGCCCGCACACGGCCGTGCGCGAGGACCCGAGCATGAACCTGGCGGCGGTGGAGGACATGGAGTCCCGGTTCCCGGACAGCGACGTGGTGCTGATCGAGAGCGGCGGCGACAACCTCACGCTGACGTTCAGCCCCGCCCTGGTCGACTACTTCATCTACGTCATCGACGTGGCGGCCGGCGACAAGATCCCGCGCAAGAACGGCCCGGGGATCTCCAAGTCCGACATCCTCGTGATCAACAAGACGGACCTCGCCCCCTACGTGGATGCCGACCTCGAGCTCATGGCCCGCGACGCGGACGTGACGCGCAACGGCAAGCCGGTCATGTTCACCAACTGCAAGACGGGTGAGGGCATCGACGAACTCGTCTCGTTGATCCGCCGCAACGCGCTCTTCGACGCCGAAGTGGTCGCATGA
- a CDS encoding aldo/keto reductase, producing MQQRPLGRSGLAVSRLALGTMTWGRDTDADDAAAQLKSYLDAGGNLIDTADVYGDGDAESVIGSLLGSLVPREELLIATKAGLRPGSGRRRDGSRGHLLRTLDASLRRLGTDHVDLFQVHGYDPDTPLEETLAALDHAVASGKVRYVGVSNFSGWQTARAAAWQTAWPGRAPVVASQVEYSLLERGVEREVLPACDALGLGVLPWSPLGRGVLTGKYRHGRPADSRAASPHFERFVATYLDPRCSSIVEAVATAAGGLGVSPLEVALAWIRDRPGVTAPILGARTVGQLLGALQVERITLPEEITTALDDVSAVPVGYPERDG from the coding sequence ATGCAACAGCGACCGCTCGGCCGAAGCGGGCTGGCGGTTTCCCGGCTCGCGCTCGGCACCATGACCTGGGGCCGGGACACCGACGCCGACGATGCGGCCGCCCAGCTGAAGAGTTACCTGGACGCGGGCGGCAACTTGATCGACACCGCCGACGTGTACGGCGACGGCGACGCCGAGTCGGTGATCGGTTCACTGCTGGGCTCCCTGGTGCCCCGCGAGGAGCTGCTGATCGCCACCAAGGCCGGGTTGCGCCCGGGCAGCGGCCGGCGCCGGGACGGCTCCCGAGGGCACCTGCTGCGGACGTTGGACGCGTCCCTGCGGCGGCTGGGCACCGACCACGTCGACCTGTTCCAGGTGCACGGGTACGACCCGGACACCCCGCTGGAGGAGACCCTGGCCGCTTTGGACCACGCGGTGGCCAGCGGCAAGGTCCGCTACGTCGGGGTGTCGAACTTCTCCGGGTGGCAGACCGCGCGGGCCGCCGCCTGGCAGACCGCCTGGCCGGGGCGGGCGCCGGTGGTCGCGTCCCAGGTCGAATACTCGCTGCTGGAGCGGGGTGTGGAGCGGGAGGTGCTGCCCGCCTGCGACGCGCTCGGTCTTGGCGTGCTGCCCTGGTCGCCGCTGGGCCGGGGAGTGCTGACCGGTAAGTACCGGCACGGCCGTCCGGCGGATTCGCGGGCCGCGTCGCCGCACTTCGAGCGGTTCGTCGCCACGTACCTGGACCCCCGTTGCTCCAGCATCGTGGAGGCGGTGGCGACCGCGGCCGGCGGGCTGGGTGTGTCGCCGCTGGAAGTGGCGTTGGCCTGGATCCGGGACCGGCCCGGGGTGACCGCGCCGATCCTCGGCGCCCGGACCGTGGGGCAGCTGCTCGGCGCGCTCCAGGTGGAACGGATCACACTGCCCGAGGAGATCACCACAGCTCTGGACGACGTCTCGGCGGTGCCGGTCGGCTACCCCGAGCGCGACGGCTGA
- a CDS encoding sugar porter family MFS transporter: protein MTASAGPKHGRGRPPRRNLVAVVSIVVLSGAFFGYDQGVISGALRDIRQTFHADTFAVEVAASWVTPGALVGALLGGHLADRIGRRGALWVAAATFAVGTILQATAPVIGVMFGARLILGLGIGVASVAGPMYAAEAAPERIRGSLLAVYQFSTTFAIFIGYLADELFEAGNSWRYLLVAAALLGVALALVTTVIPDSAVWYFGRGDPRRAEASLRATVPARNVPQRLHAIEESLSAGKAGWREVLSPQWRRPLALGVGMALFQQLTGINGIIYYADEIFSSAGFHTPQAQLAATTWAIGGVDSLFTLVAVAFLDRLGRRPLLLVGLLGMAVSLVVVSISFARMAPAARTAGATGHHPTDAGIFLLIGVVMFVAFYAMSIGPTAWTVINEIFPGRIRGRCVAIASATHWGTEYLITQFFLSMLDALGRSGVFALFAGTCVLGFLFVWRYLPETKGRTLEQIQHMWQTDARARRPHRVDDRSAGTA from the coding sequence GTGACTGCCAGCGCTGGCCCGAAGCATGGCCGGGGGCGGCCACCGAGACGCAACCTCGTCGCGGTCGTCTCGATCGTCGTGCTCTCCGGTGCGTTCTTCGGCTACGACCAGGGCGTCATCAGCGGTGCGCTCCGCGACATTCGCCAGACCTTCCACGCGGACACCTTCGCCGTCGAGGTGGCGGCGAGCTGGGTGACCCCTGGGGCGCTGGTGGGCGCGCTGCTCGGCGGCCACCTCGCGGACCGGATCGGTCGCCGCGGGGCGCTGTGGGTCGCCGCCGCCACGTTCGCGGTGGGCACGATCCTGCAGGCGACCGCACCGGTGATCGGGGTCATGTTCGGCGCGCGGTTGATCCTGGGGCTGGGCATCGGGGTGGCCTCGGTCGCCGGGCCGATGTACGCGGCGGAGGCCGCGCCGGAACGGATCCGCGGCAGCCTCCTGGCGGTCTACCAGTTCTCCACGACGTTCGCCATCTTCATCGGTTACCTGGCCGACGAGCTGTTCGAGGCCGGCAACTCCTGGCGTTACCTGCTGGTGGCAGCGGCGCTGCTGGGTGTGGCCCTCGCCCTGGTCACCACGGTGATCCCCGACTCGGCCGTCTGGTACTTCGGACGGGGGGACCCGCGCCGGGCGGAGGCGTCCCTGCGGGCGACAGTGCCGGCGCGGAACGTGCCCCAGCGACTGCACGCCATCGAGGAGAGCCTCTCGGCCGGCAAGGCGGGCTGGCGGGAGGTGCTGTCGCCGCAGTGGCGGCGCCCGTTGGCGCTCGGTGTCGGCATGGCGCTGTTCCAGCAACTGACCGGGATCAACGGGATCATCTACTACGCCGACGAGATCTTCTCGTCCGCCGGGTTCCACACCCCGCAAGCGCAACTGGCTGCGACCACCTGGGCGATCGGCGGGGTCGACTCACTCTTCACGCTGGTCGCGGTCGCCTTCCTTGACCGGCTCGGTCGCCGGCCGCTGCTGCTGGTCGGGCTGCTGGGCATGGCGGTCTCGCTCGTGGTGGTCAGCATCAGTTTCGCCAGGATGGCCCCGGCGGCGCGGACGGCGGGAGCGACCGGGCACCATCCCACCGACGCGGGCATCTTCCTGCTGATCGGTGTGGTCATGTTCGTGGCGTTCTACGCGATGTCGATCGGGCCGACCGCCTGGACGGTCATCAACGAGATCTTCCCGGGCCGCATCCGGGGCCGGTGCGTGGCGATCGCCTCCGCCACCCACTGGGGCACCGAGTACCTGATCACGCAGTTCTTTTTGAGCATGCTCGACGCCCTGGGGAGATCGGGAGTGTTCGCCCTCTTCGCCGGCACCTGCGTGCTCGGCTTTCTGTTCGTCTGGCGGTACCTGCCGGAGACCAAGGGCAGGACTCTCGAACAGATCCAGCACATGTGGCAGACCGACGCTCGTGCTCGGCGTCCGCACCGTGTCGATGACCGGTCAGCCGGTACGGCGTGA
- a CDS encoding urease subunit alpha gives MSQISRQEYSGMYGPTTGDQIRLGDTDLYIEIEKDLRVLGDEVMYGGGKTLRDGMGVNNQYTNAQGGLDLVITNVTIVDATLGVIKADVGVKDGKIAGIGKAGNPNIMDGVTPELVTGPGTEAISGEHLILTAGGIDTHVHLVTPLQAYAALSNGVTTLWGGGTGPTDSTNGVTITPGPWNLHAMMRAFETIPINIGLMAKGNSTGRAPLVEQIMAGAPSFKIHEDWGAPPAVIRACLDVADEFDVQVSIHTDTLNESGYLEDSIAAFEGRTIHTFHTEGAGGGHAPDVIKVASQMNVLPSSTTPTVPYGINSQSELYDMIMVCHNFNPQVPSDVAFVESRIRTETIAAEDVLLDEGVISMMQSDSQAMGRVGETWLRTIQLAGQMKTARGKLAEDSSANDNFRVLRYVAKMTINPAITQGISHVLGSVTPGKMADLVLWEPAFFGAKPKLVLKGGMIAWSIMGDPNASLPTPQPVYYRPSFAAYGSQLAKTCVTFVSRAAHEAGIAEELGLQRQVMPVYRTRGLTKRDMVRNDRLPKLEVDPETFAVKMDGVHATVPPARNLPLSQLYFFS, from the coding sequence ATGAGCCAGATTTCGCGGCAAGAATATTCCGGAATGTACGGCCCGACGACGGGCGACCAGATCAGGCTCGGGGACACCGACCTGTACATCGAGATCGAGAAGGATCTCCGGGTCCTCGGCGACGAGGTGATGTACGGCGGGGGCAAGACCCTGCGCGACGGCATGGGGGTCAACAACCAGTACACCAACGCGCAGGGTGGCCTGGACCTGGTCATCACGAACGTGACCATCGTCGACGCGACCCTCGGCGTGATCAAGGCCGATGTCGGTGTCAAGGACGGCAAGATCGCCGGCATCGGCAAGGCCGGCAACCCGAACATCATGGACGGCGTCACCCCCGAGCTGGTGACCGGTCCGGGCACCGAGGCCATCTCCGGCGAGCACCTCATCCTGACCGCCGGGGGCATCGACACGCACGTGCACCTGGTGACGCCGCTGCAGGCGTACGCCGCCCTGAGCAACGGCGTCACCACCCTGTGGGGCGGCGGCACCGGCCCGACCGACAGCACCAACGGCGTCACCATCACCCCGGGTCCGTGGAACCTCCACGCGATGATGCGGGCCTTCGAGACCATCCCGATCAACATCGGTCTGATGGCGAAGGGCAACAGCACCGGCCGTGCCCCACTGGTCGAACAGATCATGGCGGGCGCGCCGAGCTTCAAGATCCATGAGGACTGGGGTGCGCCGCCGGCGGTGATCCGGGCCTGCCTGGACGTCGCCGACGAGTTCGACGTCCAGGTCAGCATCCACACCGACACCCTCAACGAGAGCGGCTACCTCGAGGACAGCATCGCCGCGTTCGAGGGCCGGACGATCCACACCTTCCACACCGAGGGCGCCGGTGGCGGGCACGCGCCGGACGTCATCAAGGTCGCCAGCCAGATGAACGTGCTGCCCAGCTCGACCACGCCGACGGTGCCCTACGGCATCAACAGCCAGTCCGAGCTGTACGACATGATCATGGTCTGTCACAACTTCAACCCGCAGGTCCCCTCGGACGTGGCCTTCGTGGAGAGCCGGATCCGGACCGAGACGATCGCGGCCGAGGACGTCCTGCTCGACGAGGGCGTCATCTCGATGATGCAGAGCGACTCGCAGGCCATGGGGCGCGTCGGCGAGACCTGGCTGCGGACCATCCAGCTCGCCGGGCAGATGAAGACCGCCCGCGGCAAGCTCGCCGAGGACTCCAGCGCCAACGACAACTTCCGGGTGCTGCGGTACGTCGCCAAGATGACCATCAACCCGGCCATCACCCAGGGGATCTCGCACGTGCTGGGCTCGGTCACACCGGGCAAGATGGCCGACCTCGTGCTCTGGGAGCCGGCCTTCTTCGGCGCGAAGCCGAAGCTCGTCCTCAAGGGCGGCATGATCGCCTGGTCGATCATGGGTGACCCGAACGCGTCACTGCCGACACCGCAGCCGGTCTACTACCGGCCCTCGTTCGCCGCGTACGGCAGCCAGCTCGCAAAGACCTGCGTGACCTTCGTGTCCCGGGCCGCGCACGAAGCCGGCATCGCCGAGGAGCTCGGCCTCCAACGGCAGGTCATGCCGGTCTACCGGACCCGGGGGCTCACCAAGCGGGACATGGTCCGCAACGACCGGCTTCCCAAGCTCGAGGTCGATCCGGAGACGTTCGCCGTGAAGATGGACGGCGTCCACGCGACGGTGCCGCCGGCCCGGAACCTGCCCCTGAGCCAGCTCTACTTCTTCAGCTGA
- a CDS encoding LLM class F420-dependent oxidoreductase gives MRLGLSLGYQTAWSTPADHLALAQEADRLGYSVVWAAEAYGSDSPSMLAWMAGQTERIDVGAAVMQIPARTPAATAMTAATIDALSGGRFRLGLGVSGPQVSEGWHGVRFAKPLARTREFVDIVKLAIARKEVAYDGEHYTLPLPDGPGKALRLGFHPPREHIPIYLAAVGPKNLELAGEIADGWLAVFYAPEFAEEQLASVRAGRAKVGKELAGFDVVPSVPVVIGDDVASCAELVRWYAALYVGGMGSRQQNFYNQLATRMGYGDAAREVQDLYLAKRQRDAAAAVPMEFIDRTSLLGPKERIAERMREYAAAGVTTLSVTLFVADRDSGVQTLRTVAEALDLSGVGE, from the coding sequence GTGCGACTCGGGCTCAGTCTCGGATACCAGACGGCGTGGAGCACACCGGCCGACCACCTGGCGTTGGCCCAGGAGGCCGACCGGCTGGGTTACTCGGTGGTGTGGGCGGCGGAGGCCTACGGCTCCGACTCGCCCAGCATGCTCGCCTGGATGGCCGGCCAGACCGAACGGATCGACGTCGGCGCCGCGGTGATGCAGATCCCCGCGCGTACGCCGGCGGCCACCGCCATGACCGCCGCCACCATCGACGCGCTCTCCGGTGGTCGGTTCCGCCTCGGCCTGGGCGTCTCCGGCCCGCAGGTCTCCGAGGGCTGGCACGGTGTGCGGTTCGCCAAGCCACTCGCCCGGACCCGCGAGTTCGTCGACATCGTCAAGCTGGCCATCGCCCGCAAGGAGGTGGCGTACGACGGCGAGCACTACACGCTGCCGCTGCCCGACGGCCCCGGTAAGGCCCTGCGGCTGGGCTTCCACCCGCCACGCGAGCACATTCCGATCTACCTGGCGGCGGTCGGCCCGAAGAACCTGGAGCTGGCCGGCGAGATCGCCGACGGCTGGCTGGCCGTGTTCTATGCCCCGGAGTTCGCCGAGGAGCAGCTCGCCTCGGTCCGCGCCGGGCGGGCCAAGGTCGGCAAGGAGCTGGCCGGGTTCGACGTGGTGCCGTCGGTGCCTGTGGTGATCGGTGACGACGTGGCCTCCTGCGCCGAGCTGGTGCGCTGGTACGCGGCGCTGTACGTGGGTGGCATGGGCAGCCGCCAGCAGAACTTCTACAACCAGCTCGCCACCCGGATGGGTTACGGCGACGCCGCCCGCGAGGTGCAGGACCTGTACCTGGCCAAGCGGCAGCGCGACGCCGCCGCCGCCGTACCGATGGAGTTCATCGACCGCACCTCGCTGCTCGGCCCGAAGGAGCGCATCGCCGAGCGCATGCGGGAGTACGCTGCCGCCGGCGTCACCACGCTGTCGGTGACCCTGTTCGTGGCGGACCGGGACAGCGGGGTGCAGACCCTGCGTACCGTCGCCGAGGCGCTCGACCTCTCCGGAGTTGGCGAGTGA
- a CDS encoding urease accessory protein UreF — protein sequence MAETLKLLQFGDSVFPVGAFSFSSGLEMAVQHGVVHDRETLQDYVRTVTRLAATGDGVALLAGHRAAVAGDLDRIRRADEAVHLRKINEEMRTMSVRMGRKLAEAATRIVGETLLKKRLGESASGAPVTYPVALGVVFADLGVPEEDAFAAHQYGAASTVLSAAIRLMRVDHLDAQSILFAVNEKVTDDYRDVRTADLDDMQTFGPHIDVLAGAHQHIHVRMFMS from the coding sequence ATGGCGGAAACCCTGAAGCTGCTGCAGTTCGGCGACTCGGTCTTCCCGGTCGGCGCCTTCTCCTTCTCCAGCGGTCTGGAGATGGCCGTCCAGCACGGCGTCGTGCACGACCGGGAGACCCTCCAGGACTACGTCCGGACCGTCACCCGGCTCGCCGCCACCGGGGACGGTGTCGCCCTGCTCGCCGGGCACCGTGCCGCCGTCGCGGGAGACCTCGACCGGATCCGGCGCGCCGACGAGGCCGTCCACCTGCGCAAGATCAACGAAGAGATGCGGACGATGTCCGTACGCATGGGGCGCAAGCTGGCGGAGGCCGCGACCCGGATCGTCGGGGAGACCCTGCTCAAGAAGCGGCTCGGCGAGTCGGCGTCGGGCGCGCCGGTCACCTACCCGGTCGCGCTCGGGGTGGTCTTCGCCGACCTCGGGGTGCCCGAGGAGGACGCGTTCGCGGCCCACCAGTACGGCGCCGCCTCGACGGTGCTCAGCGCCGCCATCCGGTTGATGCGGGTCGACCACCTCGACGCGCAGTCGATCCTGTTCGCGGTCAACGAGAAGGTCACCGACGACTACCGCGACGTGCGCACCGCCGACCTCGACGACATGCAGACCTTCGGGCCGCACATCGACGTCCTGGCCGGCGCACACCAGCACATCCACGTGCGGATGTTCATGAGCTGA
- a CDS encoding WXG100 family type VII secretion target — translation MSGPAGSAVQLWNGLDNALSGVEDAVNSVCRTLAWPLIQLVDLVDGEPAVLRAKASEWDALAAQVRDLAQGHRGTRESAQAGWRSPSGVAYGQRLAEVEQQLLDVAEQFTATAEYLRGVADGLQTVHDVLVDICVEFVNFLLVTLVTALLMAPVTMGASWAAGVGVAVTRGLIVVTRMLKVIRPLAVHLQKVIRLLQRVLLYLRKLRMHLDKLVDMQKALRTGRKYADKRSAAGKLDKWHHKFLDPTKGTYKLGKSGSPFDMGVLDRAAALRTHGVADGARVIARDWATNLPWNVPNSVVHGVTWGTVALTSGLSMPASEQIGDQVDQAVQGGADWIDQNVFGQPPAGQPAGR, via the coding sequence ATGAGCGGTCCGGCCGGCAGCGCCGTCCAGCTGTGGAACGGCCTCGACAACGCGCTCTCCGGAGTGGAGGACGCGGTCAACAGCGTCTGCCGGACCTTGGCCTGGCCGCTCATCCAGCTCGTCGACCTGGTCGACGGGGAGCCCGCCGTGCTGCGCGCGAAGGCCTCCGAGTGGGACGCGCTGGCCGCGCAGGTGCGCGACCTGGCGCAGGGGCACCGCGGAACCCGGGAGTCCGCGCAGGCCGGCTGGCGCTCACCCTCCGGTGTGGCGTACGGCCAGCGGTTGGCCGAGGTGGAGCAGCAGCTCCTCGACGTCGCCGAGCAGTTCACCGCGACCGCGGAGTACCTGCGCGGCGTCGCTGACGGCCTGCAGACCGTGCACGACGTGCTCGTGGACATCTGCGTGGAGTTCGTGAACTTCCTCCTGGTGACGCTGGTGACGGCGTTGCTGATGGCCCCGGTCACCATGGGCGCGTCCTGGGCTGCCGGCGTGGGCGTGGCCGTCACCAGGGGCCTGATCGTGGTCACCAGGATGTTGAAGGTCATCCGACCGCTCGCGGTGCACCTGCAGAAAGTCATCCGCCTGCTCCAGCGGGTGCTGCTGTACCTGCGCAAGCTGCGCATGCACCTCGACAAGCTGGTCGACATGCAGAAGGCGCTGCGCACCGGCAGGAAGTACGCCGACAAGCGCAGCGCCGCCGGCAAGCTCGACAAGTGGCACCACAAGTTCCTCGACCCCACCAAGGGCACCTACAAGCTGGGCAAGTCCGGTTCCCCGTTCGACATGGGTGTCCTCGACCGGGCCGCCGCGCTACGGACGCACGGTGTCGCCGACGGTGCCCGAGTGATCGCCCGGGACTGGGCGACCAACCTGCCGTGGAACGTGCCGAACTCTGTCGTGCACGGCGTCACCTGGGGGACTGTCGCGCTGACCAGCGGCCTCTCCATGCCCGCCAGCGAACAGATCGGCGACCAGGTCGACCAGGCGGTGCAGGGCGGCGCCGACTGGATCGACCAGAATGTCTTCGGGCAGCCGCCCGCGGGCCAGCCGGCGGGCCGATAG
- a CDS encoding urease subunit gamma: MHLTPREFDKLTILSMAIVANARKARGIKLNHPEAVAVICAAALEGAREGKTVEEVMNEARSTLSADDVMPGVPDMLPMIQVEAVFTDGSRLVTVHSPIR; the protein is encoded by the coding sequence GTGCATCTGACACCAAGGGAATTCGACAAGCTGACGATCCTCTCGATGGCCATCGTCGCCAACGCCCGCAAGGCCAGGGGGATCAAGCTGAACCACCCCGAGGCCGTGGCGGTGATCTGTGCCGCGGCCCTGGAGGGGGCCCGGGAGGGCAAGACCGTCGAAGAGGTCATGAACGAGGCCCGCAGCACCCTCAGCGCCGATGACGTGATGCCGGGCGTGCCGGACATGCTGCCCATGATCCAGGTCGAGGCGGTCTTCACCGACGGTTCTCGACTGGTCACCGTGCACTCACCGATCCGATAG